TTCAATAACAAACCGCATGCCACATATGCCCCTGCCTCCACTGAGTATCCGAACATTAAAAGATAACATGACAGCCACGAGAGAAAAAATCACATTTTGATTGACCACAAAGCGTCGATATTgatttacaacaaaaagtacGCTTATAGTAGTGCAGATTGGTCAgtgaggagagagagggaagagaagGAAGGGCATTAGTGAGCCAGGGCCAACTGTCGCCAGACGCCACTAGGGTTTCTTTTCGTGGCCTGACACttgagcagaagcagaggcagagacctgGCCAAATCACATAACCCTCAGCCGAGTGGAGacccaaaagccaagccaataAGCAAGTCAGTTAGCTGCAACTGGTAACCCGAGCACCAAAGGTGGACtgggggacaggggacagcgGAAAGTTGACCAAATCGACGCCAGAACAAATTGAGCAGAAAACCAGAAGGCGCCATCGAGACAGGGAAAGAGACGAAGAGGTGACGTGTGATGGAAGTGGTAATATCGAAGGATGTGGGGCAGATCGAACCTTCCATTTGAGCCTGGTATTTTGACACTTGCCACTCGTTCTGGCAAAAACAACAGTTATTTAGGCTTATAATGAATATGAGCAACAGACCGAAGGTCATCTCGTACCCAGCTCAATagccacagcagcaagaagaagTCCTTCAAGGTTTCGTATTTAGTTCTCTCCTCCTCCGGGTCTCGCTTGCTGGTGACATGTGGCGCCACGGAGTCATACGCATAAACCAAAGCAATTTCCGGACCTGGCAACGAGCAGAGAACTAGAGTTTCTAGCCCATCGATAGAACTTACTTTGATGCCCAGGTCTAATgaagacagcaacagcagcagcagcagcaacaacaacagcatatTCATTCCTAATGAATGACAGTTCAGGGAATCATCAAGCTCTAATAGAGAGCCCTGGCCTGAATGTCTGACTGACTCCCTGGAATGAAGCCTGACCGGGCAGCACAAGCACCAGCACCCTCCAGAAAGACACGGATAGCTAGAGAAACGAACGCTCTTTGTCTCATTAAAAAATTAGAATTTGAAGCAGGGTATATTATTCTTTGAGTGCACTCTACAGATGGTACTAGGACTTTTGGGTAGTGGGACTAGAATATGAAGGTTGTCATTGATGGAAAGAGTgaagaaaattacaaaatatattatttgaTATTGCTTAAAGAAGAATTGAATGAATATTATAGCTAATGAAAGGTAGAAAGATTGATATATAGGTACATAAGTTACCTATTTTCTGGGTACAggaaaaacatattttaagaAGAGTTTTGTTGAGCTAtcaaatcattttaataattttctaTGCTACCAAAGAGAATCTTCACTTCGTCTGTAGCCACTTCAATCATTCTCTTTGCTAGGTTTTTTTCCGCCTTATCCATTTCCTTTTGCGCttaaatcaacaacaatttttaatttcatttttcaaacGTCGCTTTGATACCTGCACGCCGCATTAACACCCCATTCTCCCCCAACCCTAGTGTACGAGCACTCACACCTCCCCAAAAGTCCAAGGCCCGACCCTGACAgacggactgactgactgatggaCTCACTGACGGACTCAAGGCCCAGCCCAGCTCGTGGCTGATAATTTGATATGCCTCTGCCTGTTTATATGCGGTAGAGCGGTAGAGGGGTGGAGGAGGGTTCATCAGGGtgctttaattttatttgcacaaaaatgcgCGTCAATATTACCGAAAAAATACATTTGGACAAGGAAACGTCGCCTCGTGTTGGCCGtaatttctgtttgtgtgttgctttttttcgctctgtggccaaagcaaataaaattcattatGAATTTCTAATTATATTGCCCGCCAAAGGCAACCCCCATTTGAAAGCCCGAAAAAAAGCTAAAAGTTGCCTCAAaaaagtttacatttttttcctcCGCCCCCCACTGAAGAAATGTCAAGCCGCACATTTGACAATGATGAATTTGCTTTGGCGATGGCTTCGCCTTCGGTTCGGGGCTTTGGACAGCAACCCCCGGATGAccgaaaaatacaacaaaaaatgccttAGATAAACTGATTAGGCACATCAAttgggcagcagcactcgCACTGGCACTCTGCCGGAGGAAAACCTTCACCTAATGGCAATTGttttgtgaaaattgaattttcttttgtaCTCCGACAGTGCATTGTCTGCCTGGTTACAGAAAACTTGGTAGCGGAAGCGGCGGCTGTCTAATTAGAAATATGAAATAAGGCAAATGTTTTCTGCGGTTTTCTGCACCTGCTACCTCCAAGATAATGAGACTGAAAGGTGAAACAGAGCCTGGGGGTGGCATGACGCCGGTCTGGAATGGGGTATGGCTCTGGGTGTGGTGCTCCCTAAATTGGTAAaggtatttatttaaattattattggaCTTAATTATACGAGTAACGAAGTTGTGTTGGAAGGAATGCCAAATAATGGAAACCAATTTCAAGTTTTACAAAAGGCAGTGGGGcgttttttctttgaatgGCAAAATGTGACCAGCTTTGGAGGTGAACAGCGAATGGAATACTTAAGCCAGAGAGCCATTGTAAAGGTACTTAagattatttatatttgaaaagGGTTCAGTAGCAATTGttgtaataattaaattgtaagCGATGGTTTAGTAGTCCTTAAATTATGAACATAAGACGCTGTGCGATGGGTAGAAGGCAAGAAAGatacagataaagatacaTACTCTGATATGTCACTATTATATTTACAGTTTAAATACATAATACTTAAGCGAAAATCCCCATACAACACAAACTTCTATCTAATTAATCTAATCTAAAGCAAAATCTATTAGCCTTCCCCTAaaatttccacacacatttcccccacaaaaatatacatacaaagcCCATCACATcacattaaataaatgaaagtcAAACAGCACAGATCATAGATGTAATACAATCTCCCCATTTAGCACATTAATTTCACACATTTAACTATTTGGCATTGGTTTCTATTTGCCCCacattgattgactgattgatgaAACTGAAACTAGCGAAATGGACTGCgagtaaacaaaaaaccaaatgggGAAACCATAGTTTCCCCTACATGAAGATTTGTGGTTATTAGACAGTGGACATCATTCTGTCGGTCTATAGCAtataaacaccaaaaatagCGACAGTCAGGAGCGGCTTGACCTATTTTATCTGATGCCCAAAGGCAGAGAGATATGAGGGTGTGAGTACACAATGGGATGATATTGATGCATGCCACTGCGGCTCGTTGatacaaatcaaacaacaatgagagacacagatacagatatggTTACGGatagcacacgcacacacacgcactcacacaaatGTGCAGAGCACACACTCGAAATCGGAGGACATTGAGGATAATGCTGCCTCTCAACACGAACACGCCTTTACCATTGTGTGCCCCGCCCCGACCCGCAACGACTCGTTCAGTTTTGCTCTGTTCCGCCCCATTGTCAACGCTAAGCAGCGTGTGAGGATTATTTCGCATTCTTTTGCAGGACTCTCCATGTCCTTTGTATAATTGGTTGTGTCACATACGCCATCCTGCATCATCCTACCTCATCAGTTCAGATCccatatccacatccacatacGCATTTcccatacccattcccattcccccatTGTTGTGACTGTTGTCATTAGCTGTCGTTCCACTGTTCCACATCCTTGTACGGCTTTTGGGCCCCAGACTACTTGTAGACACAGAGCAACATCTTTCGGGGCTTTGTTTTGGGTATTTAATgcttcaattgatttttgatttaagTGCCTCCCCGTTGACGTCGTTGGCCCAGACAGCTGCTGGCTTGGTCGGCAACCTTTTCGTGTATCAGAAGCTGCCCAGCAGGTTGCCTTTGCCCTCCTTCGTCTGAGTATCTTAAAGATCAGCTCTGGGCCAGCTAATTGAAAGTCTTTCCCATtcatgttgatgatgatgatgctgcgtAAATAAAGGGAACCCCCAAAATGGATCatgaagaaaaaagagaaacaaactGGCAGATAACCCCAAAGAAGCCTCGGTTTTTGGATGCCTAAACGATATCAGATTGTGGTGGAATTTTCTATCTAGAAGACACTTTATAACACCGTCTTTAGAGAGTACACAAAAGGTTTACCAGCAGCGTTAAAAGTACATCCAAATGTACCCCGACTCCCAGTTGAGTCACAACATAATTCTAGAAATTTATTTACTGCCaaaacagagcaaaacaaatgccaggAACTACGTAATAACTGAAAACCTGATAATGGCATCATCAGCTGTACAGCATCATACACACGGCACTCTCAGTGAAACAGAGATAAGCCTCGCGTGAAGCAATGTAAATCCATCTTCTGAGCTCAAAAGCTCTGAAAGTCAATTCCCTCCAGACAGTTGCCAATATTCACTCATAAAGTCAGGACGTACCGAGTTCTGCTATATTACCACGGAAAATGAGATTACACTTGCTTTGTTTACTGGGGCTGCTCAGCCTCACCGATTTGACCCGCGCAGCCAGTAATCTGGTCTGTTACTATGACTCGGCCTCGTATCTGCGTCAGGGTCTGGGTAAGCTAGTGCCCAATGATCTGGAGCTGGCCCTGCAGTTCTGCACTCATCTGGTTTATGGCTATGCGGGTCTCAAACCCGGAACCAATGAGCTCTTCAGCCTCAATGTGGACCTGGACATGTTCCATTACAAGGACATAACGAATCTTCATGCAAGATTCCCCCAACTGAAGATTCTCCTGAGTGTTGGCGGTGATCATGATGTGGACACGGCTCATCCTAACAAATATGTGGAACTACTGGAAGCGAATCGCACCACCCAGCAGAACTTCATAGACAGCAGCATGATTTTGCTGAAACGGAATGGCTTTGATGGCCTAGATCTGGCCTTCCAGCTGCCACGGAATAAAGCAAGGAAGGTGCACGGATCCATTGGCGGCTACTGGAAGCAGTTCAAGAAGCTCTTCACCGGAGATTTTATCGTGGATCCTCAAGCGGAGCAGCACAAGTCACAGTTTACCGATTTGGTGGAGAATCTGCACAATGCATTTAGCCATGCCAATCTGATGTTAACACTGACTGTTTTACCAAACGTGAATGCCACTTGTAAGTTGGAAGATAACTCCGGTTGACTCTCATGACTTAATAATATTTCCTTTGCTGTTAGGGTACTTTGATGTACCGAAGCTGCATCCCAAGCTGAATTACATCAATCTGGCCGCCTTCGACTTCCTCACGCCTGTTCGTAATCCGGAAGAGGCTGACTATACCGCACCCATCTTCCAGCCAGAGGAACAGAATCGCTTGCCCCATTTGAATGTCGAGTTTCAGGTCAACTATTGGCTGCAAAATCATTGTCCTGCCCAAAAACTGCACCTGGGAATCGCCAGCTATGGTCGTGCCTGGCAACTAACCAAAAACTCCGGCCTCAGTGGACTTCCTGTGGTGCCTGAAACCTATGGACCAGCACCTGGTGGCCTACAAATTGGCAGTGCCGAGGGTTTGCTCAGTTGGCCAGAGATTTGCTCGAAGCTGGCGCAGAACTCAACGGCTGTGTATAGGGGAGCCACGGCACCCTTACGCAAAGTAACAGATCTGACCCAGAAATACGGGAACTACGCTCTACGGCCGGCCGATGAGAATGGAGACCATGGCCTGTGGCTAAGCTACGATGATCCAGATTTTGCGGGCATTAAGGCGGTGTATGCCAAAAACAGGGGACTCGGCGGCATGGCAGTGTTCGATTTGGGCTGCGACGACTTTCGAGGCCTCTGCACAGGCCAGAAGTTTCCAATAATACGttctattaaatatttcatgggTTGAAGGGGTATTGCCAATCCAGTTGTACATAGAATTCTAAGTGTGatggcaaaataaatttgtaaattcTAATCAGCGAACGCATTTCAATGtttctaatttgtttttactttaagtgtttttattttcgattCTGAATGGCCTCATACACTTGACCCTCAGTCGCTGTCTCGTCATTAACTGTACAGCATTAAGTCATTCCGAGAATAAGTAAAGTAAACTTGGATCGGAATCGACTCAGACTCGGACTcgactctctctttctctctctctctctctctctctccacgcAAAGCTCTACTTGCTTAAGCTTTTGTGTTGTCATTGCTTCTCGTTTTAATACGATTTCAGTTTccatttcagtttcatttgcaGCTTTAGCTTCGACTTTAGTTCGATTTCATTTGATCGGCGCTGCGGTTGTGTTGCGTATTATATCCGAGGCAAAAtgaagctgttgctgtggctatCGGCTGTCGCGTGCCTCCTTGTGGCTGGCACTGAAGCCGCCTCCAATCTGGTCTGCTACTATGACTCCTCCAGTTATGTGAGAGAAGGTATGTAAAGTGTTTGAATGAGCCCCGAGTGTTGCGACAGTTGTAAACAATAACAGGTGTGGCTCTTGGGTAGCAGACGTTTGTGGGAGATGTGGGTACAATTGTTCTCATGGAATATACATTTGGAGGATTCCTTGCACGGAGTGAACGTTTAATAATGATCCTTTTTTAGCTTTAATGTGCATAATATTAGTTAGctttttctacattttatgTTCTCTGGAACTCCACAAACCTTTAACCCTTCAAATCGATAGCTTAGTCAGCCTCTTAAACTAGCACAACAAATGTAAATACTTTGATTAGCATGTGCCAAATTCACGCACCTCTAAAAGCccacaacaaaatacagagTAAGAAAAAAATACCCGCTAATCAAGTTACATAACCATTTGTGtattcaaaacaaaactgggaattaattcaattcaattccaaATGCTTATCGCACAACCAGATAGATAGAGAAACTGAAAACGAAACAGAGAGCGAAATCTAGTTCTACTCAATCAGCGGACCACTGTCGGGGGAGGTCAGTGGCTTATCGGACAAGTTTTTTTCTGCCAAAGAGAGCGACTCTgagagagctgctgctctcccgctGAGCTCTGTTTTGGATGCAGACAAAGAGCGTAAACACGGTTGTTGTTCACTTCTTAAAAGCTAATTACAGTTTGAGTTCACTTACCAAACAATAATAATGAGCAGTAATTATGGAATGATAATCCAAAAGTGGGTGTGAGTTAAGTATTTTGATTCACTGAAACGGATCTTTGTTGATCTGATCtggtttgaaatgaaaaccagAGCGTACAACACACAGCGAGTCCAACACGACAACTGCCCCAACAGCGGCTTGACGCTTGCAGAGATTGAAACAAGTggcaagcagagcagcaagtGACTCAGCAGCGTTGCACAGTGGGCTGCGGATCACAAAATGCGGCAATAAAATGAATCGAAATGTAGCTAgccaaaaattaatattaattctaGATATATTCTGGATTTCATTGGtgcaaattaaaagaaatgaGACCTGGAAGAATAACAGAAAACGATCCTGAAAAGTTTCTACAGAAAGAACTTTTGACACCCACTGTGCCACGCACCCAAGTGAACAACAATGAACCGCTCGCTGGGCTCACACTGCTGGCGTTCAATTAAGCCACTGAAAACGGCGAGACAATGGAGATGACAAACCACACAGTGGGGTGTGGGCAGGGAGGGGGAAAGGCCACGAGAGACAGCCCAatgcagagagggagagcgaaagaTCTTCGCATGCAGTGGCGGCAGCTTGTGTtgagaggagagtggagtaGTCCGCGCGTCCGAGTGTCAACTGTCGACGGTCGGATCGCCGCTCTCAGATAGTGTCGCTCTCCGAGCTGTGGAGCTGACAATTATTTGTCATTCAAGCCAGTGTCAGGGGACGACTGCAATTTGTCGTGCATCttatgcatattaaattaaGCGATATAACCACAACCACAATAACCCCCCACCACGCCATTCGCTTTGCAGGTTTGGGCAAGCTGCTAAATCCCGACTTGGAGATCGCTTTGCAATTTTGCACGCATCTGGTGTACGGCTACGCGGGCCTACGTGCGGACAACTACCAGGCGCACAGCCTCAACGAGAATCTAGACATCTACAAGCACCAGTACTCCGAGGTGACGTCCCTCAAGCGCAAGTATCCCCATCTCAAGGTGCTGCTGAGTGTGGGCGGTGATCATGACATCGATGTGGAGCATCCCAACAAGTACATTGAGCTACTGGAGGGCGAGAAGGTGCGACAGGTCGGCTTCATTCAGTCGGCCTTTGCCCTGGTGAAGAACTATGGATTCGATGGTCTGGATTTGGCTTATCAGTTCCCCAGGAACAAGCCGAGGAAGGTTCATGGCGATGTCGGCTCAGCCTGGAAGAGCATTAAGAAACTCTTCACGGGTGACTTTATCGTGGACCCACAGTCAGCTCTGCACAAGGAACAGTTTACGGCATTTGTTCGCGATGTGAAGGACTCCCTGAGGCCCGATGGCTTGCTGCTCAGTTTGACTGTCCTTCCCAATGTTAACTCTACATGTGAGTACCAAATGACGTGAATATAGATATATCTTTAATCTTCCATCACTTAGGGTACTTTGATATCCCCGCCTTAAACGGTCTGGTGGACTTTGTGAACTTGGCCGCTTTCGATTTCCTCACGCCCGCTCGTAATCCCGAGGAAGCTGACTTTACCGGACCCATCTACAATCCAGAATCAAAGGATCGTCTGGCACACTACAATGCCGACTTCCAGGTGAATTACTGGCTCCAGCAGGGCTTCCCCTCAAGCAAACTCAACCTGGGCGTGTCCACCTACGGCAATGCCTGGAAACTCACAGCCGATTCGGGTCTGGAAGGTGTACCAGTGGTGTCGCACACGGATGGCGCCGCCAAGGAAGGTTCCCAGTCCCAGAAGCCCGGACTTCTCAGCTACGCCGAGATCTGTGGCAAGCTGAGCAATCCCCAGAACCAATACCTGAAGGGTAATGATGCGCCGTTGCGTCGTGTCACCGATCCCACCAAACGCTTTGGTACCTATGCCTTCCGCTCTGTCGACGGAGCCGTCACCGATGGTATCTGGGTGAGCTATGACGATCCCGATGGCGCCTCCAACAAGGCGGCATATGCTCGTGTGAAGAATCTCGGAGGCGTGGCACTGTTCGATCTGAGCTACGATGATTTCCGTGGCCAGTGCACTGGCGACAAGTATCCGATTCTGCGTGCCGTCAAATATCGtttgtaaatgtaatttgaaaAGAGATTTTTGCATGTGGAggattaaatttaataaagtttgattgtattttaaatttttatgtttttgtttagagAAGGGCCAGCTGTAAGCTGGACTACTATTTAATTAGAATTGTTTATTGAACAAAGTGTGCCgaaatg
The sequence above is a segment of the Drosophila subobscura isolate 14011-0131.10 chromosome U, UCBerk_Dsub_1.0, whole genome shotgun sequence genome. Coding sequences within it:
- the LOC117902771 gene encoding chitinase-like protein Idgf2, which translates into the protein MKLLLWLSAVACLLVAGTEAASNLVCYYDSSSYVREGLGKLLNPDLEIALQFCTHLVYGYAGLRADNYQAHSLNENLDIYKHQYSEVTSLKRKYPHLKVLLSVGGDHDIDVEHPNKYIELLEGEKVRQVGFIQSAFALVKNYGFDGLDLAYQFPRNKPRKVHGDVGSAWKSIKKLFTGDFIVDPQSALHKEQFTAFVRDVKDSLRPDGLLLSLTVLPNVNSTWYFDIPALNGLVDFVNLAAFDFLTPARNPEEADFTGPIYNPESKDRLAHYNADFQVNYWLQQGFPSSKLNLGVSTYGNAWKLTADSGLEGVPVVSHTDGAAKEGSQSQKPGLLSYAEICGKLSNPQNQYLKGNDAPLRRVTDPTKRFGTYAFRSVDGAVTDGIWVSYDDPDGASNKAAYARVKNLGGVALFDLSYDDFRGQCTGDKYPILRAVKYRL
- the LOC117902772 gene encoding chitinase-like protein Idgf1 → MRLHLLCLLGLLSLTDLTRAASNLVCYYDSASYLRQGLGKLVPNDLELALQFCTHLVYGYAGLKPGTNELFSLNVDLDMFHYKDITNLHARFPQLKILLSVGGDHDVDTAHPNKYVELLEANRTTQQNFIDSSMILLKRNGFDGLDLAFQLPRNKARKVHGSIGGYWKQFKKLFTGDFIVDPQAEQHKSQFTDLVENLHNAFSHANLMLTLTVLPNVNATWYFDVPKLHPKLNYINLAAFDFLTPVRNPEEADYTAPIFQPEEQNRLPHLNVEFQVNYWLQNHCPAQKLHLGIASYGRAWQLTKNSGLSGLPVVPETYGPAPGGLQIGSAEGLLSWPEICSKLAQNSTAVYRGATAPLRKVTDLTQKYGNYALRPADENGDHGLWLSYDDPDFAGIKAVYAKNRGLGGMAVFDLGCDDFRGLCTGQKFPIIRSIKYFMG